A single Pseudomonas sp. HN11 DNA region contains:
- a CDS encoding alginate export family protein, with translation MKLGLTNVIVRCVCIAGSLWCTVGQAYVLVDEPDRTLSLDVSSTMGVFHSQKNYQQWGNRAPGHSSWQEGYIKYGLSGSLTSDDLGSAFGTVNRTASATWGDGDAAGFTNGTERTDKWEEAFAGWRSADLFPALGKDGVEVSAGRQAILLGDGFLVAGDGISAGRGVADNRYNRGGGYYITPRRAFDQTFWLKLGGQQGLHGSLGWFKSDNPIQAKVEMAFSTLEYTADIGTAGLTYLHGLGVDRKFASGIQADRDGMDVYSLRATGNAGVPGLFLSTEIALQNTRRGNAKAGYVEAAWTFADLPGKQTLGYRFSQYGVDWDSLLYGFSRGYGTWFQGEVAANYAGPFGANTTIQQVYWRAQPYETLAVNVLAYDFRNQRTRGAIDSSGRELDFILDWSVTPTITLSPMLSLYDPRKDADHGGVQLGDDKLNVYSAVLISTRF, from the coding sequence ATGAAACTAGGGTTGACGAATGTAATAGTGCGTTGCGTCTGCATCGCGGGGAGTCTTTGGTGCACTGTCGGGCAGGCCTATGTGCTGGTCGATGAGCCTGACCGTACATTGTCGCTTGATGTGAGCTCCACCATGGGCGTTTTTCATAGCCAGAAAAATTATCAGCAATGGGGTAATCGCGCACCGGGGCATTCCAGCTGGCAGGAGGGTTACATCAAGTATGGCTTAAGTGGCAGTTTGACCAGCGATGACCTGGGGTCGGCGTTCGGTACGGTGAACCGCACCGCGTCGGCGACGTGGGGCGATGGTGATGCGGCAGGTTTTACCAATGGCACCGAGCGCACCGATAAATGGGAAGAAGCTTTCGCTGGCTGGCGCTCGGCTGATCTTTTTCCGGCGCTTGGCAAAGACGGTGTGGAAGTCTCCGCCGGCCGGCAGGCAATCCTACTCGGTGACGGCTTTCTCGTTGCCGGTGACGGCATCAGCGCGGGCAGGGGCGTTGCAGACAACCGTTACAATCGCGGGGGCGGCTATTACATCACGCCACGCCGTGCGTTCGACCAGACGTTCTGGTTGAAGCTCGGTGGGCAGCAGGGGCTGCATGGCTCGCTTGGCTGGTTCAAGTCGGACAATCCGATCCAGGCGAAAGTCGAGATGGCGTTTTCTACCCTTGAATATACCGCCGATATCGGGACGGCTGGCCTGACGTATTTGCATGGACTCGGGGTCGATCGGAAGTTCGCGAGCGGTATTCAGGCTGACCGCGATGGCATGGATGTGTATAGCTTGCGCGCTACAGGAAACGCCGGTGTACCTGGGCTCTTTCTATCAACAGAAATTGCTCTGCAAAACACTCGGCGTGGCAATGCAAAGGCGGGTTATGTCGAGGCAGCATGGACCTTTGCCGACCTGCCGGGAAAGCAGACACTGGGGTATCGCTTCAGTCAATACGGTGTCGATTGGGACTCTCTTCTGTACGGCTTCAGCCGTGGTTACGGCACTTGGTTCCAGGGCGAAGTTGCCGCCAACTATGCAGGCCCCTTTGGTGCCAATACCACGATCCAGCAAGTGTATTGGCGCGCGCAGCCGTACGAGACACTCGCAGTGAACGTTCTGGCTTATGATTTTCGTAACCAGCGTACCCGTGGCGCCATTGACAGTTCGGGACGTGAGTTGGATTTCATCCTGGACTGGTCGGTGACACCCACTATCACGCTGTCGCCCATGCTGAGTCTCTACGACCCGCGTAAAGATGCGGACCATGGCGGCGTGCAGTTGGGGGATGACAAACTCAATGTGTATAGCGCGGTGTTGATCTCGACCCGGTTCTGA
- a CDS encoding MarR family winged helix-turn-helix transcriptional regulator — MTSAKKTANRYDPASENFHKEDFPFYWLAMVHGRYSQYMEKALKKIGLDIPRWRVLLILKENGQSSISEISTHAIAKLSTITKTVYRMKEDGLVDTAPCEDDGRVTQVRITAEGRAAIERIQVATSDVFKRSFTGMTEAQIQRLSRLLETVFDNLGEP; from the coding sequence ATGACTTCCGCAAAAAAAACCGCAAACCGCTATGACCCCGCCAGCGAAAACTTTCACAAGGAAGACTTTCCGTTCTATTGGCTGGCCATGGTGCATGGCCGCTACAGCCAGTACATGGAAAAAGCGCTGAAGAAAATCGGCCTGGATATCCCGCGCTGGCGCGTACTGCTGATCCTCAAGGAGAACGGCCAGTCGAGCATTTCCGAGATTTCCACCCATGCGATCGCCAAGTTGTCGACCATCACCAAGACGGTCTATCGCATGAAGGAAGACGGTCTGGTGGATACTGCGCCCTGTGAAGACGACGGCCGGGTCACCCAGGTGCGGATCACCGCCGAGGGCCGCGCGGCGATCGAACGCATCCAGGTGGCGACCAGCGACGTATTCAAACGCAGCTTCACTGGCATGACCGAAGCGCAGATCCAACGCCTGAGCCGCTTGCTCGAGACGGTCTTCGACAACCTCGGCGAACCCTAG
- a CDS encoding NAD(P)/FAD-dependent oxidoreductase, producing the protein MSLSLENPSSYYTMTRKYDLHYRDLEADIEAEVVIIGGGFSGINTALELAERGITNVVVLEANYLGFGGSGRNGGHVMAGIGHDLENIEKDVGPEGLKAIFEISDLGASLIRQRIARYDIQADFRHGYGYMGFNKRQGKLLQSWAKDFQSLNPDQEIAYLEGSEVRSIVGADIYTCALKHMGNGHIHSLNLLLGQAQAFTEIHEGRIFEQSPVLEVNYGPKITVRTAKGSVKANKLLFACGAFLNKLDRSLDKSTINVYAFNTVTEPLTNEMIERISPIRGAFSDITPIIDYYRITADNRLMYGTAGMLLEYVPLDLKAWNHKKMLRLFPYLATTKIDLAWGGPMDCSLNLFPQVGTLDEHSNVFYVQGYSGFGVTPSQVIARVIADGMSGGSPAWDAMSSIPRKRIFGKDRFRAVLCSLGKVSRQLNAYRVGRR; encoded by the coding sequence ATGTCGCTGTCTCTGGAAAACCCTTCTTCGTACTACACCATGACCCGAAAATACGACCTGCACTATCGGGACCTCGAAGCAGATATCGAGGCTGAGGTCGTGATCATCGGGGGCGGTTTTTCGGGTATCAACACCGCGCTGGAACTGGCCGAGCGGGGCATCACCAACGTGGTGGTGCTGGAAGCCAATTACCTGGGCTTCGGCGGTTCGGGTCGTAATGGAGGCCACGTCATGGCGGGCATCGGCCATGATCTGGAGAACATCGAAAAGGACGTCGGCCCCGAGGGACTCAAGGCAATCTTCGAGATCAGCGACCTGGGCGCGAGCCTGATCAGGCAGCGCATCGCTCGGTATGACATCCAGGCTGACTTCCGCCACGGTTACGGTTACATGGGGTTCAACAAACGTCAGGGCAAGCTCTTGCAGTCCTGGGCCAAAGACTTCCAGAGCCTGAACCCGGATCAGGAAATCGCTTACCTGGAAGGTTCAGAGGTACGCAGTATTGTCGGGGCCGATATCTATACCTGCGCGCTCAAGCATATGGGCAATGGGCATATCCATTCGCTGAACCTGCTGCTGGGGCAGGCGCAGGCCTTTACCGAAATTCATGAAGGCAGGATTTTCGAGCAGTCACCTGTGCTTGAAGTGAACTATGGGCCCAAAATCACCGTGCGCACGGCGAAAGGTTCGGTCAAGGCTAACAAGCTGCTGTTTGCATGCGGGGCGTTTCTCAACAAGCTGGACCGGTCACTCGACAAGTCCACCATCAACGTCTACGCGTTCAATACGGTCACCGAGCCGCTGACCAACGAAATGATCGAGCGCATCAGCCCGATCCGTGGTGCCTTCAGCGATATCACGCCGATCATCGATTATTACCGGATCACGGCGGATAACCGGCTGATGTACGGCACCGCCGGCATGCTGCTTGAGTATGTCCCGCTGGACCTGAAGGCGTGGAACCACAAAAAGATGCTGAGGCTGTTTCCCTACCTTGCCACTACCAAAATCGATTTGGCATGGGGAGGCCCGATGGATTGCTCGTTGAACCTCTTTCCGCAGGTCGGCACGTTGGATGAGCATTCAAATGTGTTCTATGTGCAGGGCTATTCCGGGTTCGGAGTCACGCCCAGCCAGGTGATCGCCAGAGTCATCGCCGACGGCATGAGCGGCGGCTCGCCGGCCTGGGACGCGATGAGTTCGATTCCGCGCAAGCGTATTTTCGGCAAGGACCGCTTCAGGGCCGTGCTGTGCTCCCTGGGCAAGGTTTCTCGCCAACTCAATGCCTACCGTGTAGGCCGTCGTTAA
- the feaR gene encoding transcriptional regulator FeaR has product MSGQALSAWNESVNLVCGRFETRYDHCQSLFIGEMKQTLMGSTAVAHIRSNANVIAKAGRASVRDSAGRCFLVLQQQGSMAIELGDRVVDLRAGDLALLDFSEGVKMTPQGLFSHVSIPLPRELFKGLDRTRFGKLSTTGVCGQLLGTLVRQVAGGELAQWSCPQDGDGVQRALVALLESVLEYRVSDHSPGWQLHEVQSIILQRLDSPRLSPASLSEELGISNRQLYRLFEASGDSVCRYILRERLLKAAQDLRDPVCAHRSITEIASYWGFADSAHFSKTFKKQTGLTPSTYRSRGH; this is encoded by the coding sequence ATGAGTGGTCAGGCGTTGTCGGCATGGAACGAAAGTGTGAACCTGGTTTGCGGTCGTTTCGAAACACGCTATGACCACTGCCAGAGCCTTTTCATCGGGGAAATGAAACAAACGCTGATGGGCAGCACAGCTGTTGCGCACATCCGTAGCAATGCCAACGTGATTGCCAAGGCTGGTCGGGCCAGCGTGCGCGATTCAGCGGGCCGGTGTTTCCTTGTGTTACAACAGCAGGGGTCAATGGCCATTGAGCTGGGGGACAGGGTGGTTGACCTGCGCGCGGGTGACCTCGCTTTACTCGACTTTTCCGAGGGGGTGAAAATGACTCCTCAGGGATTGTTTTCCCATGTGTCGATCCCTCTGCCGCGTGAGCTGTTCAAGGGCCTGGACCGTACCCGCTTCGGCAAGCTGTCGACCACGGGAGTCTGTGGCCAACTGCTTGGTACGCTGGTGCGTCAGGTTGCTGGAGGCGAGCTGGCTCAGTGGTCTTGCCCGCAGGATGGCGACGGCGTGCAACGAGCATTGGTTGCCTTGCTTGAGTCGGTGCTGGAGTACCGCGTCAGCGACCACTCGCCCGGATGGCAGTTGCATGAAGTGCAATCGATCATCCTGCAGCGGCTCGACTCACCGCGGCTGTCGCCGGCGTCGTTGTCCGAAGAGTTGGGTATTTCCAACCGCCAGCTCTATAGGCTGTTCGAAGCCAGTGGCGATAGTGTTTGCCGGTACATTCTGCGCGAGAGGTTATTGAAGGCGGCGCAGGATCTGCGCGACCCCGTTTGTGCGCATCGTTCGATCACCGAGATCGCCAGCTATTGGGGATTTGCCGACTCGGCGCATTTTTCCAAGACATTCAAAAAGCAGACGGGGCTGACACCGAGCACCTACAGAAGTCGCGGGCACTGA
- a CDS encoding amidase gives MTLVIEQLSLGGDGPTVMVKDTIDVAGLPTRASSQAMDNAAPATAHADVVQALLDKGCRLVAKTSLHELAFGTTGINHWTGTAPNPRFPGRIPGGSSSGSAAAVAAGLADFSLGTDTGGSVRIPACCCGVFGFKPTFGRVSRRGVMPTHSSLDCVGPFAASLPMLVTAMQAIDTSFKPEPAPAAPRLGIVAVQSGAAIQRVIDATLADSRLPTQTLTLPSLKAAYDAGMVVINRETFDACGHLLETGKVGADIAARLAAAGNTTAAALAEAEQVRLRFTAEVDAALQQVDVLVLPTMPEFPLTLAEATDTQAVLGMTAFVRPFNLSGHPALSIPLASAEGLPVGLQLVGAKGADEQLLAIAGRLLERLYAGHEV, from the coding sequence ATGACCCTGGTGATTGAACAGCTTTCCCTTGGCGGCGATGGGCCGACCGTAATGGTCAAGGACACTATCGATGTCGCCGGCCTGCCTACCCGTGCATCAAGCCAGGCAATGGACAATGCCGCGCCGGCCACGGCCCACGCCGATGTGGTGCAGGCCCTGTTGGACAAGGGCTGCCGCCTGGTGGCCAAAACCAGCCTGCACGAACTGGCGTTCGGCACCACGGGGATCAATCACTGGACCGGCACCGCGCCGAACCCGCGTTTTCCCGGGCGTATTCCTGGCGGCTCCTCCAGCGGTTCGGCTGCCGCCGTGGCCGCCGGGCTGGCGGATTTTTCCCTGGGCACGGACACCGGTGGCTCGGTGCGCATTCCCGCCTGTTGCTGTGGGGTGTTCGGCTTTAAACCGACGTTCGGGCGGGTCAGCCGCCGTGGCGTAATGCCAACGCACAGCAGCCTCGACTGCGTCGGCCCGTTTGCCGCGAGCCTGCCGATGCTGGTCACGGCCATGCAGGCGATCGACACTAGCTTCAAGCCCGAACCGGCACCGGCTGCACCGCGCCTGGGTATTGTGGCCGTGCAGTCCGGCGCGGCGATACAGCGTGTGATCGATGCGACTCTCGCCGACAGCCGGCTGCCCACGCAAACCCTCACACTGCCCAGCCTCAAGGCGGCTTATGACGCGGGCATGGTGGTGATCAACCGCGAGACGTTCGATGCCTGCGGGCACTTGCTGGAAACCGGCAAGGTGGGCGCCGACATCGCCGCGCGCCTGGCGGCCGCCGGCAACACCACGGCCGCCGCGCTGGCCGAGGCCGAGCAGGTACGCCTGCGTTTCACCGCCGAGGTCGATGCGGCGCTGCAGCAAGTCGACGTGCTGGTGCTGCCGACCATGCCGGAGTTCCCGTTGACCCTGGCCGAGGCGACCGACACCCAGGCCGTGCTGGGCATGACCGCCTTTGTACGCCCGTTCAACCTGTCGGGGCACCCGGCGCTGAGCATCCCGCTGGCCAGTGCCGAGGGCCTGCCGGTCGGCCTGCAACTGGTGGGGGCCAAAGGCGCGGATGAGCAATTGCTGGCCATCGCCGGTCGCCTGCTTGAGCGCCTGTACGCCGGGCATGAGGTCTGA
- a CDS encoding nuclear transport factor 2 family protein gives MSAPTIPRADLEQRLRRFEIQDSARACMNRYMVLCDALDAHTPLDELAGLFTREAVWEGKGAKYAQSFGGYRGREAIAAMFAGYMKTPAHFALNVHFLTSELIEVQDDTVVGSWVMLQTSTFASGASHLNAARLSVRFAEEDGQWRMAHFQTENLFSRPVQAWNSDAELPVPKPAAQ, from the coding sequence ATGAGCGCACCGACTATCCCCCGCGCAGACCTGGAGCAACGTCTGCGCCGTTTTGAAATCCAGGACAGCGCCCGCGCCTGCATGAATCGCTACATGGTGTTGTGTGACGCCCTGGACGCCCACACGCCGCTCGACGAACTGGCCGGCCTGTTCACCAGGGAGGCGGTGTGGGAGGGCAAGGGCGCCAAGTACGCCCAGAGCTTCGGTGGCTATCGCGGGCGCGAAGCCATTGCCGCGATGTTCGCCGGCTACATGAAAACCCCGGCGCACTTTGCCCTCAACGTGCACTTCCTCACCAGTGAGCTGATCGAGGTGCAGGACGATACCGTGGTCGGCAGTTGGGTAATGTTGCAGACATCCACCTTCGCCAGCGGCGCCTCCCACCTCAACGCAGCGCGCCTGAGCGTGCGCTTTGCCGAAGAGGACGGGCAGTGGCGCATGGCGCATTTCCAGACCGAAAACCTGTTCAGCCGGCCGGTGCAGGCGTGGAACAGCGACGCCGAGCTACCGGTTCCCAAGCCTGCCGCACAGTGA
- a CDS encoding aldehyde dehydrogenase family protein, which yields MHIALLPSVIAFLGRDHSNFIDGAVHTSASAQRIGIVDPGTGKIVAQLRDAQTEDVNLAVDSAATAFKGAWAQVTPYQRGVLLNRLADLIEANGEELAQLETVSSGKSINLSRHIEVGQSAVFLRYFAGWATKIGGQTMSPSFPSMDGEHYSAYTLREPVGVVAAIVPWNFSLMIGVWKLGAALTTGCTVVLKPSEYTPLSLLRLAELAIEAGIPAGVINVVNGRGQVGQQLIAHPQVRKVSFTGSVPTGIAVGKAAMGADLTRVTLELGGKNAAALLADANVDDAVARFVQSAFVHQGQVCASPERLFVHRSLVEQVTQKMAAMLSQMVIGSPLDEHAQFGPLSNKPHFDKILGFFDRALQSNQVACGARAVDRAGYYVEPTLIVATGKDDPLLHEETFGPVVCVLAFDDEEELVELMNDSPFGLTASLWTNDLSKALRLIPQIEAGTVWVNMHTFVDPSVPFGGMKASGVGREFGSAFIDDYTELKSVIIRY from the coding sequence ATGCACATTGCCTTATTGCCCTCAGTCATTGCCTTCCTGGGCCGCGACCATTCCAACTTTATCGATGGCGCCGTGCACACCAGCGCGTCGGCGCAGCGCATCGGCATCGTCGACCCGGGCACCGGCAAGATCGTCGCGCAGTTGCGTGACGCCCAGACCGAGGATGTGAATCTGGCCGTCGACAGCGCCGCCACCGCCTTCAAGGGCGCCTGGGCACAGGTCACACCCTATCAGCGCGGGGTCCTGCTCAACCGCCTGGCCGATTTGATCGAGGCCAACGGCGAAGAACTGGCGCAACTGGAAACCGTGAGTTCCGGCAAATCGATCAACCTGTCGCGGCATATCGAAGTGGGCCAGAGCGCGGTGTTCCTGCGTTACTTCGCCGGCTGGGCCACCAAAATCGGCGGCCAGACCATGAGCCCGTCGTTTCCCTCCATGGATGGCGAGCACTACAGCGCCTACACCCTGCGCGAGCCGGTCGGCGTGGTGGCGGCCATTGTGCCGTGGAACTTCTCGTTGATGATCGGCGTGTGGAAACTTGGCGCCGCGCTGACCACCGGCTGTACCGTAGTGCTCAAACCCAGCGAATACACGCCACTGTCCCTGCTGCGCCTGGCGGAACTGGCGATCGAAGCCGGGATTCCGGCTGGCGTGATCAACGTGGTCAACGGCCGTGGCCAAGTCGGGCAGCAGTTGATCGCACACCCACAGGTGCGCAAGGTGTCGTTCACCGGCTCGGTGCCCACCGGCATTGCCGTGGGCAAAGCGGCCATGGGTGCCGACCTGACCCGCGTGACCCTGGAGCTGGGCGGCAAGAACGCCGCCGCGCTGCTGGCCGACGCCAATGTGGATGACGCCGTGGCGCGCTTCGTGCAGTCGGCCTTTGTGCACCAGGGCCAGGTGTGCGCCTCGCCCGAGCGCTTGTTCGTGCACCGTTCCCTCGTCGAGCAAGTGACGCAGAAGATGGCGGCGATGCTGTCGCAGATGGTCATCGGCTCGCCTCTGGATGAGCACGCCCAGTTCGGCCCGCTGTCGAACAAACCGCACTTCGACAAAATCCTCGGCTTTTTTGATCGCGCCCTGCAGAGCAACCAGGTGGCATGCGGCGCACGCGCCGTGGACCGCGCCGGTTACTACGTGGAGCCGACGCTGATCGTAGCCACCGGCAAGGACGACCCGCTGCTGCACGAGGAAACCTTCGGTCCGGTGGTCTGTGTATTGGCGTTCGATGATGAAGAAGAACTGGTCGAGCTGATGAACGACAGCCCGTTCGGCCTTACCGCCAGTCTCTGGACCAACGACCTGTCCAAGGCCTTGCGCCTGATCCCGCAAATCGAAGCGGGTACGGTGTGGGTCAACATGCACACGTTCGTCGACCCCAGCGTACCGTTTGGCGGGATGAAGGCTTCGGGTGTCGGGCGTGAGTTCGGCAGTGCGTTTATCGACGATTACACTGAGCTGAAGTCGGTCATCATCCGCTACTAA
- a CDS encoding methyl-accepting chemotaxis protein, which produces MATALHEMSATSQDAARSAAQAADAARHADQATGNGVRVIENTAQGIQALATGMSKGMVRLQALSSSSQQIGTVMEVILSIARQTNLLALNAAIEAARAGDAGRGFAVVADEVRSLAQRTQASVEEIGVVVENLHNGTHDVTTAMQQSHDLAQQNATEARLALDALEQIRTAVGIITDMNVQIACATEEQSSVAEEINRNVEAVRDVTASLSTQAERSANISQQLNELATEQQALVQKFKT; this is translated from the coding sequence ATGGCCACCGCCCTGCACGAGATGTCAGCGACGTCGCAGGATGCCGCCCGGAGCGCCGCGCAGGCAGCGGATGCCGCGCGGCATGCCGACCAGGCCACCGGCAATGGGGTGCGCGTGATCGAAAACACGGCCCAGGGCATCCAGGCCCTGGCCACCGGCATGAGCAAAGGCATGGTGCGTCTGCAAGCATTGTCGTCGAGCAGTCAACAGATAGGCACGGTCATGGAAGTCATTCTCTCTATCGCTCGGCAAACCAATCTGCTCGCCCTCAATGCCGCTATCGAAGCCGCGCGGGCCGGTGATGCAGGTCGAGGATTTGCAGTGGTGGCCGATGAAGTCCGAAGCCTCGCCCAGCGCACGCAGGCGTCGGTCGAAGAGATCGGTGTCGTGGTCGAAAACCTGCACAACGGCACCCACGATGTGACGACGGCGATGCAGCAGAGTCATGACCTGGCCCAACAAAATGCCACCGAGGCGCGCCTGGCACTTGACGCGCTGGAACAGATCCGCACGGCGGTCGGCATCATCACCGACATGAACGTACAGATAGCCTGCGCCACGGAAGAACAGAGCAGCGTCGCCGAAGAGATCAATCGCAACGTCGAAGCGGTGCGCGACGTCACGGCCTCGCTTTCGACCCAGGCCGAACGCTCGGCGAACATCAGCCAGCAACTGAACGAACTGGCCACCGAGCAACAAGCGCTAGTGCAGAAGTTCAAGACCTGA
- a CDS encoding MFS transporter — MKTTKKNPIDKTSVYLCAGLVSGAGALLLNVLPVLFGAFAERFGLGEHQLGNLAMAMNLGFGAFGLASLLWIHRLSWRVISALSSALVVGAVLFVLREPSYEMLLVIMALAGAGTGALYALAMTIFGDSSQPERAFGFKLGIETVPGAFLLILLPVAVAPVWGFEGMLITIALAMVVMGILPLPWVPRRSERQLDASDAAVQIASTESRAIVWLSLVASLVFLTGIMSVWAFLELMGKKTGLTSDTIGMVLALGFLINAGGGFIASAIGLKVGRFMPVAVIILAELLGLVALAQFASLTTYVVGVICFLFSISFVLAYTFGVMAEFDLSGKLVALGALCLSLGAAFGPAIGGFLIEAFGYSAVLVFSGACSVSVLAIYGAAVLKAQLAFNRARDSDTAVMSRL; from the coding sequence ATGAAAACTACAAAAAAAAATCCGATCGATAAAACCTCCGTCTACCTGTGTGCAGGGCTTGTCTCGGGGGCGGGCGCACTGTTATTGAACGTTCTACCCGTGCTGTTTGGGGCGTTTGCCGAGCGATTCGGGCTTGGCGAACACCAGCTGGGTAATCTCGCGATGGCCATGAATCTTGGGTTTGGCGCGTTCGGGCTGGCGTCATTGCTATGGATTCACCGGCTTAGCTGGCGAGTTATTTCGGCGCTTTCGTCGGCGCTGGTGGTGGGCGCGGTGTTGTTTGTCCTGCGCGAGCCTTCTTATGAAATGCTGTTGGTGATCATGGCTTTGGCGGGCGCTGGGACAGGCGCGTTGTATGCGTTGGCCATGACGATTTTCGGTGACAGCTCTCAGCCTGAACGTGCGTTTGGTTTCAAGCTGGGTATCGAGACGGTACCGGGCGCCTTCCTGCTCATCCTGCTACCGGTTGCGGTGGCGCCGGTGTGGGGCTTTGAAGGCATGTTGATCACCATCGCCCTTGCCATGGTGGTGATGGGCATTCTGCCGCTGCCATGGGTGCCGCGCCGTAGCGAGCGCCAATTGGACGCATCCGACGCTGCTGTGCAGATTGCCAGCACCGAGAGTCGCGCCATCGTATGGTTGAGTCTGGTGGCCAGCCTGGTTTTCCTGACCGGCATCATGTCGGTGTGGGCGTTCCTCGAACTGATGGGGAAAAAGACCGGGCTGACCTCCGATACCATCGGGATGGTGCTGGCGCTGGGCTTTTTGATCAATGCAGGCGGCGGTTTCATCGCATCGGCGATCGGCCTCAAGGTGGGGCGCTTCATGCCGGTGGCGGTAATTATCCTCGCGGAGTTGCTGGGCCTGGTGGCGTTGGCGCAGTTCGCCTCTCTGACGACCTATGTCGTAGGGGTTATCTGCTTTCTGTTTTCGATCAGCTTCGTGCTGGCTTATACCTTTGGCGTCATGGCCGAATTCGATCTTTCGGGCAAGCTTGTCGCGCTGGGTGCGCTGTGCCTGTCTCTCGGAGCGGCATTTGGGCCGGCGATCGGTGGGTTCTTGATTGAGGCGTTTGGATATTCAGCGGTATTGGTGTTCTCTGGAGCCTGTTCGGTGTCGGTTCTGGCCATCTATGGTGCTGCGGTGTTGAAGGCTCAACTGGCGTTCAATCGCGCCAGGGATTCAGACACCGCAGTCATGTCCAGACTGTAA
- a CDS encoding nuclear transport factor 2 family protein, with translation MNNKVSSSLVLLAALACGSPHVHAQSSEPLQTIIESKLDGISASWPKKDAKTVVEQVYTEQTQITGEGVAELYQGKAQLTGLVQHLMEGSKSTVIHLNRLVQLNDESAYTWVTWEVTPTGNDAPFKMKSLFVWKKEHGNWFIVADMFANGAIAQ, from the coding sequence ATGAACAACAAAGTGTCCTCTTCCCTTGTGCTTCTGGCTGCTCTGGCCTGCGGCTCTCCCCACGTGCACGCGCAATCGTCCGAACCGTTGCAGACCATCATTGAGAGCAAGCTGGACGGCATTTCCGCCAGTTGGCCGAAGAAAGATGCCAAGACAGTTGTCGAGCAGGTCTACACCGAGCAGACCCAGATCACCGGCGAAGGGGTAGCGGAGCTTTATCAGGGCAAGGCGCAGCTTACTGGCCTGGTTCAGCATTTGATGGAGGGCTCCAAGAGCACCGTCATACATCTCAACCGCTTGGTGCAACTCAACGATGAGTCCGCCTACACCTGGGTGACGTGGGAGGTGACTCCGACGGGCAACGACGCTCCCTTCAAGATGAAGAGTCTGTTTGTCTGGAAGAAGGAGCACGGCAATTGGTTCATCGTTGCAGACATGTTTGCCAACGGTGCAATCGCTCAGTAA